Genomic DNA from Marnyiella aurantia:
ACTGCGGCTAGTTTTCGAGGAGTTCAACGGCAGATATTATCTGGTGGCCGTAATTAACGATGAATGGACCATCTGACTTTTTACTTTTGAGTTTCGTTCTTCAGTAACTCAGCCAACTTGGTTGTGAGATTTTTTCTGGAGAATTTAGATACATCACGGTTTATAACAGATACTTCTCCGTTCTTCCATTTTGAGAACTCAGTCAGGACAAAAGTTTTAATTTCCTCATGTGTAACATCATAAGAAAAATGGCTGCCGGCGCCGGTTTCAGTCAGTATGCTTCTTACATCGCTTTCTTTTGGTCCAAAAGAAAGTATGCTGTTTCCTGTGGCCAGATATTCAAATATTTTTCCCGGAATAATTCCCTGTGACTGATCGTTCGGAAAATTGGTGATAAGCAGCAAGTGTGAGGTCTGCATTTCCTGCTGCGAGGCAGCGTGATTAATATAGCCAAAGTTCCGTACATATTTATTGAGTTCCAGAGTGGCGATGTTTGAGAGTATCTTATCATCAATTCGGCCTACAAATTTCAGTTCAAAATTGGATCTGAATTCGGAATCAGATTTCACAAGATCTTCCAAAACATCCCAAAGTATTTCAGGATTCCTCAACTGCTCCAAAACACCGATATAACTCAGTGTGAAATTCTGGTTTCGTGCTCTATTACCCTTTGCCATCCCATCAAAACCATTGGTGATACAGAATGCGTTGGCGCCGTTTTTTCTGAAATTCTCAGCATCGGTATAGCTGGTAGCCAAGGTGAGGTCAGCACCTTCAAAAACCTGTTTTTCAAGTTTGCTGTGCTTTTTATCTGCTGCTTCGGTAAGTTTAAGATGTTTATAATAGGAAATTTCGGTCCAGGGGTCGCGGAAATCCGCAATCCATGTCAGTTTCGGAAATGTTTTTTTCAGCTCGAGTCCAATCAGGTGCAGTGAGTGGGGTGGTCCGGTGGTAACTATTGCGTCAAAATGATTTTCTTTCAGATATTTCTTCAGGTATTTTACCGAAGGTTTTACCCAGAAAACACGTGCATCCGGAATAAAGAAATTTCCTCTGACCCAGATGGAGAGTTTGGACTTCCAGTTCTGGTTTTTGCCCACGTCGAACTGGCCGGCTTTAAATTTTTTATTGTCCTTACCGAAGATCTCTGCCAGCTGGTAAGGTTCCCAGATTTTGGTTCTTATTATCTCCAGATCCTTAGAAACTTCATCTGCCAGTGTGTCGTCAATAATCGGATAGCTGGGATTTTCAGGCGTAAAAACAGTAGGTGTCCAGCCGTTTTCAGGTAAGTATTTTGCGAACTTTAGCCAGCGCTGCACACCCGGACCACCGGCGGGTGGCCAGTAATAGGTGATTATGAGAACTTTTTTGTCGTCCAAAATTTACTGATTTACAGTTTTTTCATCATCTACAATTTCTCCAGCGCTCTTATTTCTGTAAAGAAAGTATATTCCGCCAATACTTAACAGGAGGAACAGTCCAAAACATATCATTGAAACGATTTTACCAGTTTGGATAACCTCCGGTTCAAAAACCATACGTACTGTATGAACTCCAGCGGGAACGTAAACCGCCCTCAGCAGGTAATTGGCTTTGATGTATGGAACCTCTTTTTCATCGATAAACATTTTCCAGCCTTTCGGATAATAGATCTCGGAGAAAACGGCCAGTTGTGGCGTCTTGCTCTCGGTTCGGAACTCCAGAGCATCGGCACGGTAACCTGTGAGTTTAAGAATTCCGGTACTGTCGGCCGCTAAAGGTTTTCCGTCAAAGTACTTACGGTCTGCAGCTGCAATAACAGCGGTATGTTTGGTATTTACTTCACCAATAAGCTTGATCTCCTCGTTGGGTGTATTCACAAATTTTACATCAGATACAAACCAGGCATTCCCGTTGGCCTGCGGATTTGGAACTGCTTCCGGATTCTGGGTGTCGCCAAAGATCATATACTTGGTGTTCAGCATATTCAGGATCCTGGGGATTCTTACCGTATCCATTTTGCTGAAATATTCACCGATAAGATCATCATAACGGCGGAGTTTTACGGCATGATATCCTCCCACGGACGCTTTGAAGTAAGAAGTATTGGTCTCGCCAAAGGGATTGATGGTCTGGTTGTAAATTCGGTAATGTCCCTTGTCTCTTTCGGCGATGGTTTCCAAAGTTTTGTTAACGTTCGCATTCATAAGCAAGGACTGAAGCTCACGGTTATCGCCCACTTTTTCAACCATAAGTTCAGAAACTTCTGTCTGGAAAGGATTTTCGGCGAAAGCCGCATCAACAAAATTCTCACTGTTCAGGTAGCGCGTATTCACACTCCACAGATCCAGCATACTTACGGCTCCGATAACAATCAGCGCGATATTC
This window encodes:
- a CDS encoding glycosyltransferase family protein, which translates into the protein MDDKKVLIITYYWPPAGGPGVQRWLKFAKYLPENGWTPTVFTPENPSYPIIDDTLADEVSKDLEIIRTKIWEPYQLAEIFGKDNKKFKAGQFDVGKNQNWKSKLSIWVRGNFFIPDARVFWVKPSVKYLKKYLKENHFDAIVTTGPPHSLHLIGLELKKTFPKLTWIADFRDPWTEISYYKHLKLTEAADKKHSKLEKQVFEGADLTLATSYTDAENFRKNGANAFCITNGFDGMAKGNRARNQNFTLSYIGVLEQLRNPEILWDVLEDLVKSDSEFRSNFELKFVGRIDDKILSNIATLELNKYVRNFGYINHAASQQEMQTSHLLLITNFPNDQSQGIIPGKIFEYLATGNSILSFGPKESDVRSILTETGAGSHFSYDVTHEEIKTFVLTEFSKWKNGEVSVINRDVSKFSRKNLTTKLAELLKNETQK